The following proteins are encoded in a genomic region of Alphaproteobacteria bacterium:
- the rnd gene encoding ribonuclease D, with protein MNLITTTGALASFCKSLAESPYIAVDTEFMRERTYWPRLCLVQVAGPDLDDPAQAAAIDPMADGIDLAPLLELLNNPGIIKVFHAARQDVEIFYNLTQRVPEPLFDTQIAAMVCGFGDSASYETLCAKLAGAQIDKSSRFTDWSLRPLTEKQVVYALGDVTHLRVVYKKLLEQIAATGRETWLADEMASLADPGLYHVTPENAWQRLRLRHEKPQTMALVKALAAWRERVAQNADVPRGRVLKDESLMEIAHHPPHDMAGLSRIRGLGRGFAEGKHGQEILTAVAEAKKVTVHEAAPPRKHLPNDIGPVVDLLKVLLKQVSEEHGVASRLLANVEELELIASHDAPDVPAMHGWRYEMFGKLAMALKRGELAMKIEGRKVRVVETK; from the coding sequence ATGAACCTTATCACCACCACCGGCGCGCTGGCGTCTTTTTGCAAAAGCCTGGCGGAATCGCCCTATATCGCCGTCGATACCGAATTCATGCGCGAGCGCACCTACTGGCCGCGCCTGTGCCTGGTACAGGTGGCGGGGCCAGACCTCGACGATCCGGCGCAGGCCGCCGCTATCGATCCGATGGCGGACGGCATCGACCTCGCACCATTGCTCGAGCTGCTGAACAATCCCGGCATCATCAAGGTCTTTCATGCCGCGCGGCAGGACGTGGAAATCTTCTACAACCTTACGCAGCGAGTGCCGGAGCCGCTGTTCGACACCCAGATCGCGGCGATGGTCTGCGGCTTCGGCGATTCGGCGAGCTATGAGACGTTATGCGCCAAACTGGCGGGCGCGCAGATCGACAAATCCAGCCGCTTCACCGACTGGTCGCTCCGCCCGCTGACCGAAAAACAGGTCGTCTATGCGCTCGGCGACGTGACGCATCTGCGTGTCGTCTATAAGAAACTGCTGGAGCAGATTGCGGCCACGGGGCGCGAGACTTGGCTCGCCGATGAAATGGCTTCGCTCGCCGATCCCGGCCTCTATCACGTCACGCCGGAGAATGCCTGGCAGCGCCTCAGGCTGCGCCACGAAAAGCCGCAGACTATGGCGCTGGTCAAGGCGCTCGCCGCCTGGCGCGAGCGCGTCGCGCAAAATGCCGACGTGCCGCGCGGCCGGGTGCTGAAGGACGAATCACTGATGGAAATCGCCCATCACCCGCCGCACGACATGGCGGGCCTGTCGCGGATTCGCGGCCTAGGGCGCGGTTTCGCCGAGGGCAAGCACGGCCAGGAAATTCTCACCGCCGTCGCGGAAGCCAAGAAAGTCACCGTCCATGAAGCCGCGCCGCCGCGCAAGCATCTGCCGAACGATATCGGCCCGGTGGTGGATTTGCTCAAGGTGCTGCTGAAGCAGGTCAGCGAAGAGCATGGCGTGGCGAGCCGCCTGCTCGCCAATGTCGAGGAGCTGGAATTGATCGCCTCCCATGACGCGCCCGACGTTCCGGCAATGCATGGCTGGCGCTATGAGATGTTCGGCAAGCTCGCGATGGCGCTCAAGCGCGGTGAGCTCGCGATGAAGATCGAGGGCCGGAAAGTACGGGTGGTGGAGACGAAGTAG
- the msrA gene encoding peptide-methionine (S)-S-oxide reductase MsrA — translation MTQTAIFGAGCFWGVELEFSETPGVVKATSGYSGGDVEHPTYEQVCTGATGHAEVVLVEFDPAIVSYRALVEKFFALHDPTQKDRQGPDIGTQYRSVIFFASPQQQREAIEAKENLEKALRFKRPLATIIEPAQAFWPAEDYHQQYLKKRGQGACRIKV, via the coding sequence ATGACCCAAACCGCGATCTTCGGCGCCGGATGTTTCTGGGGCGTGGAACTTGAATTCAGCGAGACTCCCGGCGTCGTCAAGGCGACCTCCGGCTATAGCGGCGGGGATGTCGAACATCCGACCTATGAGCAGGTCTGCACCGGCGCGACCGGCCATGCGGAAGTCGTGCTGGTCGAGTTCGATCCGGCGATCGTCTCCTACCGCGCGCTGGTGGAAAAATTCTTCGCGCTTCACGACCCGACGCAGAAAGACCGCCAAGGGCCGGATATCGGCACGCAATACCGCTCGGTCATTTTCTTCGCCTCGCCGCAGCAGCAGCGCGAGGCGATCGAGGCCAAGGAGAATCTGGAAAAAGCGCTCCGCTTCAAGCGCCCTCTCGCCACGATCATCGAGCCGGCGCAGGCTTTCTGGCCCGCCGAGGATTATCACCAGCAATATCTGAAAAAACGCGGCCAGGGCGCATGCCGGATAAAAGTTTAA
- the cobT gene encoding cobaltochelatase subunit CobT — translation MPDKSLITPPSALLRRAVAAAVRALAADGELEIVYAAEVPGAAGKRVRLPLIGAEPDADEIAALRGVADDIALKLRHHREDIFAASAPGGDTAHAVFAALEEARCDALGVQNRAGVRANLAAAMEHACRAKGLDGAETRAQAPLADIMKFVGFAALTGNDLPPAAARAAGLWQPWLAEKIGALWPAMRESLEDQAAFGALAREMLRALSLELPDMADKEQERTTETKDETAAAESNNAEQKSDAEAGQETGAETDGAQETQPAEGASTEGTDQGATPQESLWPRNSDDSESPVISYRVFTDQFDEIVAAEDLCTSEELTRLRHLLDHQVKPLQGVVSRLANRFQRRLLAQQQRAWEFDLEEGLLDSARLARVVADPLLPLSFKRERATDFRDTVVTLLIDNSGSMRGRPITLAAMSADILARTLERCGVKVEILGFTTRAWKGGLSRDLWIKSGKIQQPGRLNDLRHIVYKAADYPYRRGRRNLGLMLREGLLKENIDGEALLWAHRRLLSRREERRILMVISDGAPVDDATLSVNPGHYLEQHLRSVIDWIENLGQVELLAIGIGHDVTRYYRRAVTLSDAEQLGGAIMEQLAMLFERDGKRRGPKGNRAA, via the coding sequence ATGCCGGATAAAAGTTTAATCACCCCGCCTTCGGCCTTGCTGCGCCGCGCCGTGGCCGCGGCGGTGCGGGCGTTGGCGGCGGACGGCGAGCTTGAAATCGTCTATGCCGCCGAAGTGCCCGGCGCGGCGGGCAAGCGGGTGCGGCTGCCGCTGATCGGGGCCGAGCCGGACGCGGACGAGATTGCCGCGCTGCGCGGCGTGGCGGACGACATCGCGCTCAAGCTGCGCCATCACCGCGAGGATATTTTCGCTGCCTCCGCGCCCGGCGGCGATACCGCGCATGCGGTCTTCGCCGCGCTCGAAGAGGCGCGCTGCGACGCGCTCGGCGTCCAGAATCGCGCGGGGGTGCGCGCCAATCTTGCCGCCGCCATGGAGCATGCGTGCCGCGCGAAAGGCCTCGACGGCGCCGAGACGCGGGCGCAAGCGCCGCTTGCCGATATCATGAAATTCGTCGGTTTCGCCGCGCTCACCGGCAACGATCTGCCGCCCGCCGCCGCCCGCGCCGCCGGACTGTGGCAGCCTTGGCTCGCGGAGAAAATCGGGGCGCTGTGGCCCGCGATGCGCGAAAGCCTCGAGGATCAGGCGGCGTTCGGCGCACTGGCCCGCGAGATGCTGCGCGCGCTTTCTCTCGAACTCCCCGACATGGCGGACAAAGAGCAGGAACGCACGACCGAAACGAAAGACGAAACGGCCGCCGCCGAAAGCAATAACGCCGAACAGAAAAGCGACGCGGAGGCCGGCCAGGAAACCGGCGCGGAAACCGACGGCGCACAAGAAACCCAGCCCGCCGAAGGCGCTTCGACGGAAGGGACCGACCAGGGCGCGACGCCGCAAGAAAGCCTGTGGCCGCGCAACAGCGACGATAGCGAAAGCCCGGTCATTTCCTACCGCGTCTTCACCGATCAATTCGATGAGATCGTCGCGGCGGAAGATTTATGCACCAGCGAGGAACTGACCCGCCTGCGCCACCTGCTCGACCATCAGGTCAAGCCGCTGCAAGGGGTGGTGTCCCGGCTCGCCAACCGCTTCCAGCGCCGCCTGCTGGCGCAGCAGCAGCGCGCCTGGGAATTCGATCTGGAAGAAGGCCTGCTCGACAGCGCCCGGCTCGCGCGCGTGGTCGCCGACCCGCTGCTGCCGCTGTCCTTCAAGCGCGAACGCGCCACCGATTTCCGCGATACCGTCGTCACGCTGCTGATCGACAATTCCGGCTCGATGCGCGGCAGGCCGATCACGCTCGCCGCCATGAGCGCCGACATTCTCGCCCGCACCCTCGAGCGCTGCGGGGTCAAGGTGGAAATCCTCGGCTTCACCACCCGCGCCTGGAAGGGCGGGCTTTCCCGCGATCTATGGATCAAGTCGGGGAAAATCCAGCAGCCGGGCCGCCTCAACGACTTGCGCCATATCGTCTATAAGGCCGCCGACTATCCCTACCGGCGCGGACGGCGCAATCTCGGCCTGATGCTGCGCGAGGGGCTGCTGAAGGAAAATATCGACGGCGAGGCGCTGCTGTGGGCGCATAGGCGGCTTCTGTCGCGGCGCGAGGAGCGGCGCATCCTGATGGTGATTTCGGACGGCGCGCCGGTCGACGACGCCACGTTGTCCGTCAATCCCGGCCACTATCTGGAGCAGCATTTGCGCAGCGTGATTGACTGGATCGAGAATCTCGGACAGGTTGAACTGCTGGCCATCGGCATCGGCCATGACGTGACGCGCTATTACCGCCGCGCGGTCACGCTGTCCGACGCCGAACAGCTGGGCGGCGCGATCATGGAACAGCTCGCCATGCTGTTCGAGCGCGACGGCAAGCGTCGCGGGCCAAAAGGAAACCGTGCGGCATGA
- a CDS encoding PAS domain-containing protein, whose protein sequence is MKRAPKLTARSGAKSGAKPGAEAAKKTPKRAPKKLSAPKAKAVPIPDFRDSVEHAVHGVMIHRNFRPLYANAAFARLFGCKTAGELLAMPLIRPLIPPDNWARMETHHDAVMRDGRGGDLRRERMLTQGGQEIWVALTERKIKWQGGSAVEWHAFDITGQMHGEQELLATEQRLRAILEVLPYPIIIAQHPGGQILFVNRKTCLLLSQSAGGTAQKPHLRLLRQ, encoded by the coding sequence ATGAAGCGCGCCCCAAAACTTACTGCAAGATCCGGCGCAAAATCCGGCGCGAAACCCGGCGCCGAAGCGGCCAAAAAAACGCCGAAGCGCGCACCGAAAAAACTTTCCGCGCCCAAAGCCAAAGCCGTCCCCATCCCCGATTTTCGCGACAGCGTCGAGCACGCGGTGCACGGCGTCATGATCCACCGCAATTTCCGCCCGCTTTACGCCAACGCCGCCTTCGCCAGGCTGTTCGGCTGCAAGACGGCGGGCGAGCTTCTCGCCATGCCGCTGATCCGTCCGCTGATCCCGCCCGACAACTGGGCGCGGATGGAAACCCATCACGATGCCGTCATGCGCGACGGGCGCGGCGGCGATCTGCGCCGCGAGCGGATGCTGACGCAAGGCGGGCAGGAAATATGGGTGGCGCTGACCGAGCGGAAAATCAAATGGCAAGGCGGCAGCGCCGTAGAATGGCACGCCTTCGACATCACCGGCCAGATGCATGGCGAGCAGGAACTTCTCGCCACCGAGCAGCGCCTGCGCGCCATTCTCGAAGTGCTGCCCTATCCGATCATCATTGCCCAGCATCCCGGCGGGCAAATCCTGTTCGTCAACCGCAAGACCTGCCTGTTGCTCTCGCAAAGCGCGGGGGGGACTGCTCAAAAGCCGCACCTTCGACTTCTTCGTCAATGA
- a CDS encoding sensor domain-containing diguanylate cyclase: MLNAIQELREMEVKLKAHDGRQFLAELAAIAIDYGGQNAVLLAFTDISARKQLETALFHEASTDALTGVSNRRYFIARAEQELRRARRFARGLSVMMVDLDHFKNINDTHGHAGGDLVLKEAVKACSGSLRGTDNIGRLGGEEFAVLMPETDLKAALEGAERLRRAIEGHKIAIGKQIVQCTASVGVASLQPQDGDIDALLHRADQALYLAKQDGRNRVVGAE; encoded by the coding sequence TTGCTCAACGCGATCCAGGAACTTCGCGAGATGGAGGTGAAGCTCAAGGCGCATGACGGGCGGCAATTCCTCGCCGAGCTTGCCGCCATCGCCATCGATTACGGCGGCCAGAACGCGGTTTTGCTGGCCTTCACCGACATTTCGGCGCGCAAGCAGCTCGAAACCGCCTTGTTTCACGAAGCCAGCACGGACGCCCTCACGGGCGTCAGCAACCGGCGCTATTTCATCGCCCGCGCCGAGCAGGAACTGCGCCGCGCCCGCCGTTTCGCGCGCGGGCTTTCCGTCATGATGGTCGATCTCGACCACTTCAAGAACATCAACGACACCCATGGGCATGCGGGCGGCGACCTGGTGCTCAAGGAAGCGGTCAAGGCTTGCTCCGGCAGCCTGCGCGGCACCGACAATATCGGCAGGCTGGGGGGCGAGGAATTCGCCGTGCTGATGCCGGAAACCGATCTTAAGGCGGCTTTGGAGGGCGCCGAGCGCCTGCGCCGTGCCATCGAGGGGCACAAAATCGCCATCGGCAAGCAGATCGTGCAATGCACGGCCAGCGTCGGCGTCGCCTCGCTGCAGCCTCAGGACGGCGATATCGACGCGCTGCTGCATCGGGCGGATCAGGCGCTCTATCTCGCCAAGCAGGACGGCAGAAATCGGGTTGTCGGCGCGGAATAA
- the hpnA gene encoding hopanoid-associated sugar epimerase gives MEELKPNLTLVTGATGFVGSAVARILLAEGCRLRVLTRPNSDRSNLQGLDVEYAHGDLTDAASLDAAAQGCDALFHVAADYRIWVPDPEAMHRANVEGTRNLMEAAQRSGVRRIVYTSSVATLGLDKNGSADEATPSSMATMVGTYKKSKYMAEAEVRKLIESRQLPCVIVNPSTPIGPRDIKPTPTGRLIVEAASGKIPAYVDTGLNVVHVDDVAMGHWLAFRRGKAGERYILGGDNMHLSEILAVVAEKTGRKPPKIKLPVNAIWPIAVAAEAAGYVTRREPFVTMDALRMARKKMFFTSAKAERELGYRHRPAPQAIADAVAWFKQQGYC, from the coding sequence ATGGAAGAACTTAAGCCAAATCTTACCCTCGTCACCGGCGCGACCGGCTTCGTCGGCTCGGCCGTCGCCCGAATCCTTTTGGCCGAGGGCTGCCGGCTGCGGGTTCTCACCCGCCCGAACAGCGACCGCAGCAATCTCCAGGGCCTCGATGTCGAATACGCCCATGGCGACCTGACCGACGCCGCTTCGCTCGACGCCGCCGCGCAAGGCTGCGACGCCCTGTTCCATGTCGCGGCGGATTACCGCATCTGGGTTCCCGATCCCGAAGCCATGCATCGCGCCAATGTCGAAGGCACCCGCAATCTGATGGAAGCGGCGCAAAGATCGGGCGTGCGGCGCATCGTCTATACGAGCTCGGTCGCCACGCTGGGCCTCGACAAAAACGGCAGCGCCGACGAGGCGACGCCGTCCAGCATGGCGACGATGGTCGGCACCTACAAAAAATCCAAATATATGGCCGAGGCAGAGGTCAGGAAACTGATCGAGAGCCGGCAGCTGCCCTGCGTCATCGTCAACCCGTCGACTCCCATCGGCCCGCGCGACATCAAGCCGACGCCCACCGGACGCCTGATCGTCGAGGCGGCGAGCGGCAAAATTCCCGCCTATGTCGACACCGGGCTTAACGTCGTCCATGTGGACGACGTCGCCATGGGCCACTGGCTGGCGTTCCGGCGCGGCAAGGCGGGGGAGCGCTATATCCTGGGCGGCGACAATATGCATCTCAGCGAAATCCTCGCCGTCGTCGCCGAAAAGACCGGCCGCAAGCCGCCCAAGATCAAGCTCCCCGTCAACGCGATATGGCCGATCGCCGTTGCCGCCGAAGCCGCGGGCTATGTGACGCGGCGCGAGCCTTTCGTCACCATGGACGCGCTGCGCATGGCGCGGAAAAAAATGTTCTTCACCTCGGCCAAGGCCGAGCGCGAGCTCGGCTACCGGCATCGTCCCGCACCGCAAGCCATCGCCGACGCCGTGGCCTGGTTCAAACAACAAGGATATTGCTGA
- a CDS encoding glycosyltransferase encodes MLLTVIIIAAALGWAYLLFGHGQFWHLILPQLPRRLLEDLPDIAIIVPARNEATMLPLTLPTLFAQDYPGRWRVILVDDHSADGTSAIAENIAAECDSLDRLQIIAAPDLPAGWSGKVHAMQAGLNAADDAEYVLFTDADIMHSSTSLSYLAARSLESHLDLHSLMVKLHCESAWEKLLIPAFVYFFQMLYPFAWSNDPANRVAAAAGGTMLVRMEALRQIGGLGAIKSEIIDDCALARAIKHRKNPDRPPRLLLTLVDHDIVSARPYDGLRGIWSMISRAAYTQLDHSPWLLIGAVAGMLVLFVSPILLCLAGGAAAFAGWLLFVAMIYSYLPMVEFYRLNILWAATLPVAALIYIGATIDSARLYGLGRGGAWKGRHQIGAKP; translated from the coding sequence ATGCTGCTGACGGTCATCATTATCGCCGCCGCGCTCGGCTGGGCCTATCTGCTGTTCGGTCACGGGCAATTCTGGCATCTGATCCTGCCGCAGCTGCCGCGCCGTTTGCTGGAAGATCTGCCCGACATCGCCATCATCGTGCCCGCGCGCAACGAAGCCACGATGCTGCCGCTGACGCTGCCCACTCTTTTCGCGCAGGATTATCCCGGCCGGTGGCGCGTCATCCTGGTCGACGATCACAGCGCCGACGGCACGTCCGCTATCGCCGAGAATATTGCCGCGGAATGCGACAGCCTGGATCGCCTGCAGATCATTGCCGCGCCGGATTTGCCCGCCGGATGGAGCGGCAAGGTTCACGCCATGCAGGCCGGGCTGAACGCCGCCGACGATGCCGAATATGTCCTCTTCACCGACGCCGACATCATGCACAGCAGCACGAGCCTGAGCTATCTCGCGGCGCGCTCGCTGGAAAGCCATCTCGATCTGCATTCGCTGATGGTCAAGCTGCATTGCGAAAGCGCGTGGGAAAAGCTTCTCATTCCCGCCTTCGTCTATTTCTTCCAGATGCTCTATCCCTTCGCCTGGAGCAACGATCCCGCCAACCGGGTCGCGGCGGCTGCCGGCGGCACGATGCTGGTGCGGATGGAAGCGCTGCGCCAGATCGGCGGCCTCGGCGCGATCAAAAGCGAGATCATCGACGATTGCGCGCTCGCCCGCGCGATCAAGCATCGCAAGAATCCCGACCGTCCTCCGCGTCTTTTGCTGACGCTGGTCGACCATGACATCGTCAGCGCCCGGCCTTATGACGGGCTTCGCGGCATCTGGAGCATGATCAGCCGCGCCGCCTATACGCAGCTCGATCATTCGCCCTGGCTGCTGATCGGCGCGGTGGCGGGCATGCTGGTATTGTTCGTGTCGCCGATCCTGCTGTGCCTTGCCGGAGGCGCGGCGGCGTTCGCCGGATGGCTGCTGTTCGTCGCGATGATCTACAGCTATCTGCCGATGGTGGAGTTTTACCGCCTGAACATCCTGTGGGCGGCGACACTGCCGGTCGCGGCGCTGATCTATATCGGCGCGACCATCGATTCCGCGCGGCTCTATGGGCTTGGGCGCGGCGGCGCCTGGAAAGGCCGCCATCAAATAGGGGCGAAGCCGTGA
- the hpnC gene encoding squalene synthase HpnC codes for MTDAAILHAPLETPSGKNAQTENFPVGSFLIRPDLREDVHVFYRFARAADDISDNPLLEPEKKIAALDRFAAVLNGGEDSAAPAAAAMRENLRKTGVTAQHGLDLLAAFKRDALQLRYRDWDDLLDYCRYSASPVGRHVLALHGIGETAWPANDALCSALQIINHIQDCADDYRQLDRVYLPQDMLARREAGTAMLAAEKSPPALRAALDDMLGLLDPMLRQARDLPRKVPDIRLKLETSVIGSLAESLVRLLRRRDPLCDNVKLGKIKAGGAALRGIVRSWS; via the coding sequence GTGACCGACGCCGCCATTCTCCACGCCCCCCTCGAAACGCCGAGCGGCAAAAACGCCCAGACCGAAAATTTCCCGGTCGGCTCTTTTCTGATTCGCCCCGATTTGCGCGAAGACGTTCACGTCTTTTACCGCTTCGCCCGCGCCGCCGATGATATTTCCGATAATCCCTTGCTCGAGCCCGAGAAAAAAATCGCCGCGCTCGACCGGTTCGCCGCGGTGCTGAATGGCGGCGAAGATTCCGCCGCGCCCGCCGCCGCGGCCATGCGCGAGAATTTGCGCAAGACCGGCGTCACGGCGCAGCATGGACTGGATCTGCTGGCGGCCTTCAAACGCGACGCGCTGCAATTGCGATACCGGGACTGGGACGATCTTCTGGATTACTGCCGCTATTCGGCTTCGCCGGTGGGACGGCATGTGCTGGCGCTGCACGGCATCGGCGAAACGGCATGGCCCGCCAATGACGCGCTATGCTCCGCGCTGCAGATCATCAATCACATCCAGGACTGCGCCGACGATTACCGCCAGCTCGACCGCGTCTATCTGCCGCAGGACATGCTGGCGCGGCGGGAAGCGGGCACGGCCATGCTGGCGGCGGAAAAAAGCCCGCCCGCGCTTCGCGCCGCGCTCGACGACATGCTCGGCCTGCTCGATCCCATGCTGCGTCAGGCGCGCGATTTGCCGCGCAAGGTTCCCGATATCCGCCTCAAGCTCGAGACTTCGGTGATCGGCAGCCTGGCGGAGAGCCTGGTGCGGCTTCTGCGCCGCCGCGATCCGCTATGCGACAATGTGAAGCTCGGCAAAATCAAAGCGGGCGGCGCGGCGTTGCGCGGGATCGTCCGGTCGTGGTCATAA
- the hpnD gene encoding presqualene diphosphate synthase HpnD: MVITMNLAAAVPTENHARREMTARVARAGTSFAAGMAALPAPRRDAMHALYAFCREVDDIADDGPTEAARREGLELWRRRIERLFGDGQADDAVGAALLPAIGEFGLVPEDFLAIIDGMDMDAGDPIVAPDFATFDLYRDRVASAVGRVSVRIFGDSGEAAMRVAHHLGRALQTTNILRDLHEDGKRGRLYLPREILERHGLPLSIEALEHPRLPGACRDVAAIAAGHFTEAWDAMRQADAKAMIPARLMGGYYAAILRRLEASGWHDIQTRVKLPLWQKILIIMRYRLFP, translated from the coding sequence GTGGTCATAACGATGAATCTCGCCGCCGCCGTCCCGACCGAGAATCATGCCCGGCGCGAAATGACAGCGCGGGTCGCGCGCGCCGGGACTTCTTTTGCCGCAGGTATGGCGGCGCTTCCCGCGCCGCGGCGCGATGCCATGCATGCGCTCTATGCTTTCTGCCGCGAGGTGGACGATATCGCCGATGACGGCCCGACGGAAGCCGCGCGCCGCGAAGGGCTTGAGCTATGGCGACGCCGGATCGAGCGTCTATTCGGCGATGGTCAGGCCGACGATGCCGTCGGCGCGGCGCTGCTTCCGGCGATCGGGGAATTCGGCCTCGTGCCGGAAGATTTTCTCGCCATCATCGACGGCATGGACATGGATGCGGGCGATCCCATCGTCGCGCCCGACTTCGCGACGTTCGATCTTTATCGCGACCGGGTGGCGAGCGCGGTGGGCCGGGTTTCGGTGCGGATTTTCGGCGATAGCGGCGAAGCCGCGATGCGCGTCGCACACCATTTGGGGCGGGCGCTGCAGACGACCAACATCCTGCGCGACCTCCATGAGGACGGCAAGCGCGGGCGGCTTTACCTGCCGCGCGAGATTCTCGAACGGCACGGCTTGCCGCTTTCAATCGAAGCGCTCGAGCACCCGCGCCTGCCCGGCGCATGCCGCGATGTCGCCGCCATCGCCGCCGGACATTTCACCGAAGCGTGGGACGCCATGCGGCAAGCCGACGCCAAGGCGATGATTCCGGCCCGGCTGATGGGCGGCTATTACGCGGCGATCCTGCGTCGCCTGGAAGCGAGCGGCTGGCACGATATTCAAACCCGCGTGAAGCTTCCGCTGTGGCAGAAAATCCTAATCATCATGCGCTACCGGCTGTTTCCATGA